One genomic region from Onychostoma macrolepis isolate SWU-2019 chromosome 23, ASM1243209v1, whole genome shotgun sequence encodes:
- the LOC131531527 gene encoding F-box only protein 44-like isoform X4, whose amino-acid sequence MKRNFRVCTRKSRPGNMSNKRQICQKTRMGRSESGHIHVLSKKPRLDACSGLQADVPLAVVEEILLNLPAHQVVRVCRLVCHEWKELVDSAAHWRVRCRREGIQPCDASLFYFLTKNRRNLLKNPRAEDQFQGWKIVRNGGDRWVAEGNRKPFPDETVTKCFVTSYGLCLKQQLIDLRKEGYSAAFMDQLQPHIKISDWYAPRCDCGSVYQICVELLDQKKRPISTFDPEPVFFPQWNDQKWCEMTHVFKNYGPGVRFIRFTHGGKDTQFWAGWYGIRVTNSSVEICPAEER is encoded by the exons ATGAAACGTAACTTCCGTGTTTGCACCCGTAAGTCCAGACCCGGAAACATGTCTAATAAAAGACAAATATGTCAAAAAACAAGAATGGGTCGGTCAGAGAGCGGACATATTCATGTCCTTTCAAAGAAACCCAGATTAGACGCA TGCTCAGGTCTGCAGGCAGATGTTCCTCTAGCTGTGGTTGAGGAGATCCTCCTGAATCTGCCTGCTCATCAGGTGGTGCGAGTCTGTCGTCTGGTGTGTCATGAGTGGAAGGAGCTGGTGGACAGTGCTGCACACTGGAGAGTGCGCTGTCGGAGAGAGGGGATCCAGCCATGTGATGCTTCCTTGTTTTACTTCTTAACTAAGAATCGACGTAACTTGCTCAAGAATCCCAGAGCAGAAG ATCAATTTCAAGGATGGAAGATTGTACGGAATGGAGGTGACCGCTGGGTGGCAGAGGGAAATAGGAAACCATTTCCAGATGAGACAGtcacaaaatgttttgtaacatctTATGG GTTATGTTTAAAGCAACAGCTGATTGATTTGAGGAAAGAAGGCTATAGCGCTGCTTTCATGGATCAACTGCAACCTCATATCAAAATATCAGACTG GTACGCACCACGCTGCGATTGTGGAAGTGTCTATCAGATCTGTGTGGAGCTGCTTGATCAGAAGAAGAGACCCATCAGTACCTTTGACCCTGAACCAGTTTTCTTTCCACAGTGGAATGATCAGAAGTGGTGTGAA atGACGCATGTCTTTAAGAATTATGGACCTGGGGTTCGGTTTATCCGTTTCACTCATGGTGGGAAGGATACACAGTTTTGGGCAGGCTGGTATGGGATACGGGTCACTAACAGTAGTGTGGAGATCTGTCCAGCTGAAGAGAGATAG